From uncultured Desulfobacter sp.:
TCTGCCTGTACAGTTCCGGATAAAACCTGGAAACATAAAGGCTGCCTGAAAAAATTTCATGGGAAACGATCAGCGTTTTTGAAATCTGTTTTCCTGTATGCCTGTTGCAAAGAAAATATTCCATACAGGTGTCGTCCCTGGAAAAGGTCAGTAAAAAACGATTGTTCAATCTTGGAATCTGTTGATTTAAAAAATTATTTTCCCCGGTTTTTGCTGTGATCATTTTTAACGTCTTGTTATCCTTGTCTGGGCATCCGGCACAGAGCTGAATCCCCTTTGAAACCAAATTGTTCATACCAGGTGCTTAACACCTTAAAATCCCTGTGCGAAAATTTCTCATTGGGGCTGAAAGCAGGGTTAGCACTGAGCCGAATATTAAAACAGTCAGCTTTACGGCACAATTCCAAAAGCATCAATTTACCGTTGCCGCTTTGGAGAACAAAGGCACTTAGGTGATGGATCTGTACGGTCCTGTTTGGGGAAACAACCTCATTCAAGGCGATGACACCAATGGAGTTTCCGTAAACATTTTGAAAAACAAACGAAAGGACCTGTGAATGATTCCCGGCAGAAGCATACCCGGCAAGACGACTTTTGTATTTACCATAAAAATAATCAATGTATTCCTGTTCCCGGGATACAGGTAACGTCTGTACCGTTTTATTTGAATCTGCTTCAAAAAATTGATGCTCACCAGAGGACTCCACCTGTGACGATGCTGGCTCATTGGGGATGTTTACATTTAAAATATCTTGTCCTGAAAGCCATAACAGCAATGGGTCAGTTGTTTTCAAACAGTTAAAGATAGCCCGAGTCATCTCAAAAGAAACCATCTCCAAGTTGAGTTGCCTGCCAAAATCAGCAAAAAGAGATCTGGAGGATTCAAATACAAAATTTCTGGCAGACGAGGACTCAATCTCATCATCAAAATTTCCTGAATTAAAAATTTCTTTGCAAAGAGATGAATCCATGCTGTTCCATGCACGGCAGATAAAAGGGCGGACTTGATAAATGCTGCACATCCCGTTTTCTAAAAAAATACAGGGCAATTCATCCTTGACTGAAAAAAGGGTGCTAGGGGATTTTCCCTGGGTCCGTTGAAGTCGCTGCTCAATTCTGTCCATGAGCAAAAGAATCTGTTTTTCAGTAAAACTTTCATTAATAAAGGACAGAATAAGCAAGGCTTCAATGGGCAGCACATGTATCTGGGAATGACAGCAGTAGCTGCAGCCTGGTCCGCACGCCACAGCAGGGCTTTGATTTGAACGTTCAAGAACGTCAACAATATCATGGGCATAAGACATGACGTCCTTTAAAACGGAAAGAATCGCGTCATCGATAAAACCGTTATAAATTTTTTCCCGGAACTGGTCTTTCAGAACGTCTTTGAATGCATTTTGGCATGAATCATCTATGATTGCTGTCATATACCTCTCCAATGTAAGACAGAGAGGATTCTGTAACAAACCAAAAGGCTGTCTGAGCTTACTCAATGGTAAAAAATAATAAAAACTGATAGCAGTCTATATAACATTAAACCTGGCGTCAATATATCATTTAAACAGGCCCTAACTTGAAGCCCGGGTTTTAAATGTGTTAATGTCAACATGATTACCCGCTTGACATAATTCAAAACCAAACAAGAAATCAGGAACTTATTATGAGGTTAAAATTCTTGTTCGCTATACCGTTTTTTCTTTTGATTTTCGTGTTGATTAATGGATCTTTGATTTCGGATGCATTTGCCCAGAACTTCTTTATCAATAAAATCGGAATGAAATTTGTTCTTATTCCGGCAGGGTCTTTTATTATGGGAAGCCCTAACTCAGAGAAAGGACGGCAAAGAGACGAAAAACAACACAAGGTGATTATCACCAAAAGCTTTTACATGTCAGAAACCGAAGTAACCCAGGGTCAATGGAACCGCCTTGTATATCCGAACCCGTCATCCTTTAAGCTGGGCAAATACTACCCTGTGGATACCGTGTCCTGGTATGATGCCATTGAATTTATAAGGTTTTTAAACAAGAGAGAAGGCACCCGTAAATACCGGTTGCCCACGGAGGCGGAATGGGAATATGCCTGCCGGGCCGGCAGTCAAACAGCCTTTGCTACAGGGGACGTGACCACCTTTTCCTGCAAGGAAGCGGAAGCAGCGCTTGTTGATCATGCCTGGTACTGCTTTAATTCCGGTGGCTTTTCGCCGGCAGGGGATTTCAAACCCCATCCGGTCAAACTTCTTAAGCCCAACAAATGGGGGCTGTACGACATGCACGGCAATGTTCAGGAATGGGTCCAGGATGCCTGTGAATGGCGTACCATATGGACTGCGGGAACCGGAACCCTTACCCGGACCTATGTTGATGGCATTACAGACCCTTTGGAAACAAAAGGTGAGCACCGGGTGGTCAGGGGCGGTGGATGGTTCCAGAACAGTAAATACCAGCGATGTGCCTACCGCACAAATTACAAGCCCGTGGCTCGCCGCAACAGTCTTGGATTCAGAATCGTCCGGGAGCAATGAACTATTTTCTTTTATTGAACAGCCTAAAAAGATAGATCCCAGCCCCGAGCATCACAAAATCCCTGACAAGCAGCCAGATTGAGGACCAGGTCCCTTTGGTCTCCCCCAAAGAAAAGCATCCGCAGTCAAATTCATGACCCCGTATCAAATTAAAACTGATCAAAAGAATAAAGCCCACCAGCATGGCATTGATTAATAAAAGACCCGAACGCTTAAGTAGACCGGTTATCAGGGAGATACCGCAGACAAGCTCCACAAAAGGCACAACAATGGCTAACACATTTATAACCTGGTGGGGGAAAACGTCATAGCCGTACACAATTGTGGCAAATTGATCCGGTGACACGATTTTATGCCAGGAGCTAAAAATAAACGTGCATCCCAGAAACAAACGCAGTGCCCATTCAATGATGCCTGTTTGCCGCCCCAAACCCATGGATGCCGGATCAGCACAGTTTTTGAATTTAAATTTGGAAAGGAACCGATTTTTCATGGGGCAGTTCCTTGGACGGCCACATCAAATCCCATTTCCTCCCATTCAGCAAACCCGCCGGCATAAACCGCCACATGGGTAAAGCCCATTTCAACCAAACGGGTTGCAAACGTATGGGAATCATGGCAGGTCACACCTGAACAATACACAAGGATCTCATCTTCGGGGATTATTTTTGACAACAGTGCTTTTTCGTCTTCTTCAAAATCATCCAGCGGAAAATTCAATGCCCCCGGAATATGTCCCTGGTCATAAATCTCGGGCCAGCGGACATCAAGTACGACCACTGTCCCGGATTCCACCAATCGTTTAACTTTAAGGGGATTGTTGATCTGCAGAACATCAACGGCGTGGGTTTTGTTTGCCCCAGCCATGATCACACCCTGATCCGGATCCCACTGGCCCATGAGGGCAATGCCGTTGGGGGAAAACGCATTAACGCCAAAACTTATCATTGCACTGATGCTCAAAAGAAAAAAGCACCCTATAATATCTTGTTTAAGAATCATAACCGGGCTCTAATACTTTTGAATATATCCACTCGTTTCTGCATGACAATAAGTCTAAGCCATACTTCGAGCAGATGGGCCATCCTGGCCTCTTTGGTGCTGCGTTGAACCTGATCAGGCGTTAAAACATCCTGGTCCGGTTCTTTTAAGTTTTCTTTGGAATCTACAATTTTCTTTTGTGCTTCAAGGCGGGCAATGGCGTCAAGAATATTCTTGGCATCAGGGCTCTGACTTGTATCAATTTCCCTGTACATTTCAAGAGCATCGTCTATATATCCCTGTTTCTCGTACAGGCGGGCCAGCGGCAGGCTTGCAAAATTACGAGTCATTTGTCGGATCCTTAATTTTTGGATTTTTCTTTGAAAACCATTTCATTCTGGGCAGCCATTTCATGCTCATGTTTGGCCAGGTGCTTAATATATTCAATATCTGTTTTAAGTTTCAATATCTCTTTTTCCATTTTTAAATTTTGACTGCCGGCAATGGCAGCCTGGGCTTCAAGCAGCTCCTGTTTAGATTTAAGCCGACTATAGTCCATGACCCCTCTTGTGGAAAAGAAAAACATAAATAAGAGGATTACCGCCCCGCCCATAGCCAGGTAAAGGCCTATTTTTTCAGTACGAATCATTTTTGTTTTAAAAAATTCCTTGTGAGCATTGCCATTTCCGGATTCGATGTAAGACGGGCCGCTAACAGGTAAGCGCCAGCCCCTGCAGCGATGCTGACAACAAGGCCTGCTGCCTGAATTATCCTTGAACAGTCAGACCAGAAGCCCCATATCCATCGAACCATAAAAAACATTATAACAGACATGAAAACTGCTCTGCAAGCGCAAACCAGTACTGCTCTGCCTTGGATACCAAAGGGCCCGGAAACGGCAAGCAGGATAAATCCGGCTACAGCAGACAGGGATACGGCCAAACTAAGTCCTGTCACCCCCATGCTCTCCACAAAAAACCGGCACAATAAAACATTGCACCCAATGGAAACAACGCCGGCCATAAACGGCAGCCGGATATTGTACAACGCATAGTGAAATGCCACAAAAAGCCGGGTCCCGGCAACCGCCCAAAGCCCAAGTACCATAAAAACAAGACACTGACCGGTCTGGTCCACCGCGGCCAGATCAAAGGCCCCTCTACCGAACAGCAACAAAACAATGGGGCGGTTTAAAGCGATGATGCCGGCTATTGCAGGAATAATTAAAAAAAAGACCATGCGGATACCGGCATCAAATAAAAGACTGAAATCCCGGATTTGCTGGGTTTGGTCAAAAAATGCAAATCCCGGCACCCACCCGGAATGTCTCCCGGCTTCCAGAGAACGCCTGCCGGCCATTGCAGAGAGCATGGGCAACAAAACCGTGGCAACGGGAGATGCCACCAAAGCCAAAGGAAATTGAACCAGACGTTCGGCATAATTAAGATAAGAAACAGCGCCTGGATCAAGATTTGAGGCGGTAAGTCCCGCCACCAGTAAATTAATCTGGAAAGCCGCGGCACCGATCATTGAAGGACCAAGGGTAATCAAGGCCTTTTTTATATGGGGATGCACCCGGACAAAGGCCTTGAAATCAAACATGCCAAGCCTTGCAAGGCTTGGAAGTTGAAACGCAAGCTGAACAATGCCGCCGATGGTTACCCCAAAGGCCAGAACTACACTCTTTGGCGTGAACCGGTCGGCAAACAACACTGCTGCCGTAATAATACAAAGATTGAACAGAACCGGCGTAGCAGCAGGCACATAAAAATTTTCCCTTGCATGGAGGACGCTCATGGACAAAGCCAGAAAAAAAAGAATGAACATATAGGGCATCATTACCCTGAACAACAGACAGGACAACGTATGGGAATAGGAACCGGCATTATATCCCGGGGCAAAAAGATCTATTAAAAACGGCGCAAAATAGATCCCTAAACCGACCAGCAACGCCCCGGCAATGGATATAAAAAACAGGGCATTTAAAAACATGGCTGCGACCTGGTCTTTTTTATTTTGGGCAAACTGTTCTGCAAACAACGGGATGAAAGAGATGCTTAAAATGCCGTCAGACATCATTTTTCGAATCAGATCAAAGGGCCTGAATGCAATAAAAAAAGCGTCAGAAACCGTTCCTGCACCAAATATAAACGCAATGACCGCATCCCTTATCATGCCGAGTATTCTTGAAATCAATGTAATCGAACTGATAGATGCCGCTTTTTTAATAAAGTGGGCCACAGGTTTTCCTTGACATGTTTATATGTTTTATATAAATTACCGAATTTGATATAAGTTTTATTATTTATTTTTAATTCTCTATTTTATGAAGGAGCTAGACCAAGTTGGCGAACCATAAATCAGCAAAAAAACGCGCAAAACAAAATCAGGTCAGACGGATGAGAAACAAATCCGTAAAAACCGCCCTTAAAACCCTTGAAAAGAAACTTCGTGCAGCTAAAGAAGCGGGTGAGAACACCGAGGAACTGATGAAAAAGACCCAGTCAGCCATTCACAAAGCGGCTAAAAAAGGTGTTGTTCACAAAAAAACTGCGTCAAGAAAGATCTCCAGACTGTTCAAATTTGCGAACGCATAAGTTGCGCGCTTTTGCACCATTTAAGCTCAGCCGGTCCAGACTATAAACCGGCACCTGTTCTTGTTTAAGGAACAGGTGCCGGTTCGTTTTACTGGATTTAAAAGTTGTTTGTCATCTGGCTGACCAGGCGTTCGGCCACACGTTCGGCAATGAGATCAACCGCCTCCCGTTTATTGGCATCATCATCCACGGTACTGCTTGATACTTCATAAGATTCCGTGGCTGAAAAATTCTTCACTGACCATAGAATCTTTCCCCCGCCCCCGGTCAAAACCACATCGACCCTAGCATTGACTTGCCTTTCCGTAACGTCTTCCGAAGAAGATCTGGACAATGTGGAAAAGGTGATAGATTGAACGATACCTGATATTTTGCGGGTGGCGTTGGCGGCATCCACAACAATGGTATCTGTTTTTGCGGTGATTTCCCGAATAAGTTCGTTGGTAAAAGATATCCCGGCCCTGGATTCGGTGCTTTTGTTTTCAAAGATAGCCACAGAGACCCGGGTGACATCATCTTGAATGAAACCACCGCCAGCCAGCTGGTATCCACACCCCGGACCAATCAACAAAGAAGAGACCACCATCAGCCATGTAATACATTTATTCATAAATCACACCACAATATTAACAAGGGTCTGTTTTTTACGAATCACAATGATCTTACGGATCTCTTTTCCTTCAATGTACTTGATAATTCTTGAATCCCCAAGGGCGGCAGATTTAATGTCATCTTCACCTGAATCGGCGCTCATGGGAAATTTTGCCCGCAATTTCCCGTTAACCTGAACCACAACAAGCACCTCGTCGGTTTCCATGGAATCTTTTCTGAATTCAGGCCAGGGCTGTTCAAGAATAGAACCCTTGTTCCCCATCTGGGCAAACAACTCCTCGCAGAAGTGAGGAATTATGGGACTGAGCAAAAGCAATACATTTTCAAGGCAGAACCAAACCACGGATTTAAGTTCATCATCCGCCTTCTCAAACTTAACCGTGTACATGGAATTAACCAGTTCCATGACTGCGGCAATGGCCGTATTAAAATGAAAATTGGTTTCAATATCAGCGGTTACCTTCTGGATCGTCTGATTGGCCTTGATATACAGTTGCTTTGCCTGATCCGCCTTCAGCGAACCAGCCGGTCCTTTGTACGCATCAATCCCCTGGATGGTTTCCATGCAGGTCAACGCCAGACGCCAG
This genomic window contains:
- the murJ gene encoding murein biosynthesis integral membrane protein MurJ; amino-acid sequence: MAHFIKKAASISSITLISRILGMIRDAVIAFIFGAGTVSDAFFIAFRPFDLIRKMMSDGILSISFIPLFAEQFAQNKKDQVAAMFLNALFFISIAGALLVGLGIYFAPFLIDLFAPGYNAGSYSHTLSCLLFRVMMPYMFILFFLALSMSVLHARENFYVPAATPVLFNLCIITAAVLFADRFTPKSVVLAFGVTIGGIVQLAFQLPSLARLGMFDFKAFVRVHPHIKKALITLGPSMIGAAAFQINLLVAGLTASNLDPGAVSYLNYAERLVQFPLALVASPVATVLLPMLSAMAGRRSLEAGRHSGWVPGFAFFDQTQQIRDFSLLFDAGIRMVFFLIIPAIAGIIALNRPIVLLLFGRGAFDLAAVDQTGQCLVFMVLGLWAVAGTRLFVAFHYALYNIRLPFMAGVVSIGCNVLLCRFFVESMGVTGLSLAVSLSAVAGFILLAVSGPFGIQGRAVLVCACRAVFMSVIMFFMVRWIWGFWSDCSRIIQAAGLVVSIAAGAGAYLLAARLTSNPEMAMLTRNFLKQK
- a CDS encoding YkgJ family cysteine cluster protein, with protein sequence MTAIIDDSCQNAFKDVLKDQFREKIYNGFIDDAILSVLKDVMSYAHDIVDVLERSNQSPAVACGPGCSYCCHSQIHVLPIEALLILSFINESFTEKQILLLMDRIEQRLQRTQGKSPSTLFSVKDELPCIFLENGMCSIYQVRPFICRAWNSMDSSLCKEIFNSGNFDDEIESSSARNFVFESSRSLFADFGRQLNLEMVSFEMTRAIFNCLKTTDPLLLWLSGQDILNVNIPNEPASSQVESSGEHQFFEADSNKTVQTLPVSREQEYIDYFYGKYKSRLAGYASAGNHSQVLSFVFQNVYGNSIGVIALNEVVSPNRTVQIHHLSAFVLQSGNGKLMLLELCRKADCFNIRLSANPAFSPNEKFSHRDFKVLSTWYEQFGFKGDSALCRMPRQG
- the rpsT gene encoding 30S ribosomal protein S20 encodes the protein MANHKSAKKRAKQNQVRRMRNKSVKTALKTLEKKLRAAKEAGENTEELMKKTQSAIHKAAKKGVVHKKTASRKISRLFKFANA
- a CDS encoding formylglycine-generating enzyme family protein, with the protein product MRLKFLFAIPFFLLIFVLINGSLISDAFAQNFFINKIGMKFVLIPAGSFIMGSPNSEKGRQRDEKQHKVIITKSFYMSETEVTQGQWNRLVYPNPSSFKLGKYYPVDTVSWYDAIEFIRFLNKREGTRKYRLPTEAEWEYACRAGSQTAFATGDVTTFSCKEAEAALVDHAWYCFNSGGFSPAGDFKPHPVKLLKPNKWGLYDMHGNVQEWVQDACEWRTIWTAGTGTLTRTYVDGITDPLETKGEHRVVRGGGWFQNSKYQRCAYRTNYKPVARRNSLGFRIVREQ
- the lptE gene encoding LPS assembly lipoprotein LptE, with translation MNKCITWLMVVSSLLIGPGCGYQLAGGGFIQDDVTRVSVAIFENKSTESRAGISFTNELIREITAKTDTIVVDAANATRKISGIVQSITFSTLSRSSSEDVTERQVNARVDVVLTGGGGKILWSVKNFSATESYEVSSSTVDDDANKREAVDLIAERVAERLVSQMTNNF
- a CDS encoding rhodanese-like domain-containing protein; the encoded protein is MILKQDIIGCFFLLSISAMISFGVNAFSPNGIALMGQWDPDQGVIMAGANKTHAVDVLQINNPLKVKRLVESGTVVVLDVRWPEIYDQGHIPGALNFPLDDFEEDEKALLSKIIPEDEILVYCSGVTCHDSHTFATRLVEMGFTHVAVYAGGFAEWEEMGFDVAVQGTAP
- a CDS encoding septum formation initiator family protein; its protein translation is MIRTEKIGLYLAMGGAVILLFMFFFSTRGVMDYSRLKSKQELLEAQAAIAGSQNLKMEKEILKLKTDIEYIKHLAKHEHEMAAQNEMVFKEKSKN
- a CDS encoding MauE/DoxX family redox-associated membrane protein; translated protein: MKNRFLSKFKFKNCADPASMGLGRQTGIIEWALRLFLGCTFIFSSWHKIVSPDQFATIVYGYDVFPHQVINVLAIVVPFVELVCGISLITGLLKRSGLLLINAMLVGFILLISFNLIRGHEFDCGCFSLGETKGTWSSIWLLVRDFVMLGAGIYLFRLFNKRK